A genomic region of Solanum dulcamara chromosome 2, daSolDulc1.2, whole genome shotgun sequence contains the following coding sequences:
- the LOC129880653 gene encoding probable polygalacturonase has product MQRIPLSSQMEKTSWLLVVVLGVVLISLLRGTEGRKSRILDESSSYDLEYSAISCRAHSASITDFGGVGDGKTLNTKAFQEAVNQLSQYASDGGSQLIVPAGQWLTGSFNLTSHFTLFLHKDAVLLASQEINEWAVIDPLPSYGHGRDAAGGRYISLLFGTNLTDVIITGENGTIDGQGELWWQKFHSKKLKYTRPYLIEIMHSDNIQISNLTLVNSPSWNIHPVYSSNIIVQGITILAPVKSPNTDGINPDSCRSMRIEDNYIVSGDDCVAVKSGWDEYGINYGMPTSQLIIRRLTCISPYSAAIALGSEMSGGIQDVRAEDITAINTESGVRIKTGIGRGGFVKDIYVKGMTLHTMKWVFWMTGNYGQHADTHWDPNALPEIKGINYRDVVAENVSMAARLEGISGDPFTGICISNVTIGMAKKAKKYPWTCTDIEGVTSGVQPPPCQSLPDQGPEKTEMCNFPTESLAIDNIEMQRCSYRLNY; this is encoded by the exons ATGCAAAGAATCCCACTCTCATCTCAA ATGGAAAAGACAAGTTGGTTGCTGGTAGTGGTATTAGGGGTTGTGCTTATAAGTCTACTACGAGGAACTGAAGGAAGAAAATCAAGAATTCTTGATGAGTCTTCTTCTTATGATTTAGAGTACTCAGCAATAAGTTGCAGAGCACACAGTGCATCCATAACAGATTTTGGTGGAGTTGGTGATGGGAAAACACTAAACACAAAGGCATTTCAAGAAGCAGTGAATCAGTTGAGCCAGTATGCATCAGATGGTGGATCTCAGCTTATTGTCCCTGCTGGTCAATGGCTCACTGGTAGCTTCAATCTTACTAGCCATTTCACACTTTTCCTTCATAAGGATGCTGTTCTTCTTGCTTCTCAG GAAATAAATGAGTGGGCTGTTATAGACCCATTACCATCATATGGTCATGGGAGGGATGCAGCAGGTGGAAGGTACATCAGTCTTTTATTTGGAACTAACCTCACTGATGTTATCATCACAG GTGAGAATGGGACAATAGATGGACAGGGTGAGCTTTGGTGGCAGAAATTTCACAGCAAAAAGCTAAAATACACAAGACCTTACTTGATTGAAATTATGCATTCTGATAATATTCAGATATCAAATCTAACACTTGTCAACTCTCCATCTTGGAATATACATCCTGTTTATAGCAG CAATATTATTGTCCAAGGTATCACTATTTTAGCTCCAGTAAAATCTCCAAACACTGATGGGATCAATCCAG ATTCTTGCAGAAGCATGAGAATTGAAGACAACTACATAGTATCTGGAGATGATTGTGTGGCAGTTAAAAGTGGTTGGGATGAATATGGCATAAATTATGGGATGCCaacaagtcaattgatcatcaGACGCCTCACTTGCATATCACCTTATAGTGCTGCAATAGCATTAGGAAGTGAAATGTCAGGTGGGATTCAAGATGTTAGAGCTGAGGACATCACGGCTATCAACACGGAATCAGGGGTCAGGATCAAGACTGGTATTGGCCGAGGTGGTTTTGTCAAAGATATATATGTCAAAGGGATGACATTGCACACCATGAAATGGGTATTTTGGATGACAGGCAACTATGGACAACATGCTGACACTCACTGGGATCCTAATGCATTACCAGAGATAAAAGGGATCAATTACAGGGATGTAGTGGCTGAGAATGTGTCGATGGCTGCTCGTCTTGAGGGGATTTCTGGGGATCCGTTCACCGGAATCTGCATTTCAAATGTGACAATAGGTATGGCAAAGAAGGCTAAGAAGTATCCATGGACTTGTACTGATATTGAAGGAGTTACAAGTGGTGTGCAGCCTCCACCTTGTCAGTCGTTGCCTGATCAGGGTCCAGAAAAGACTGAAATGTGTAATTTTCCTACAGAGAGTTTGGCCATTGATAACATAGAGATGCAAAGATGTTCCTATAGATTAAATTACTGA
- the LOC129880654 gene encoding mitogen-activated protein kinase homolog MMK2-like: MSLDSSSADHGGHSNIRGVPTHGGRYVQYNVHGSLFEVSRKYVPPIRPIGRGANGMVCAAVNSETREEVAIKKIGNAFDNVIDAKRTLREIKLLSHMDHENVIAIKDVIRPPQKKNFNDVYIVYELMDTDLHQIIHSSQQLTDEHCRHFLYQILRGLKYIHSANILHRDLKPSNLLVNAKCDLKIGDFGLARTTTETDFMMEYCVTRWYRAPELLLNCSEYTSAIDIWSVGCILGEILTRQPLFPGRDYVHQLRLITELIGSPDDASLGFLRSNNARRYVRQLPRYPRQQFAARFPNSSPRAVDLLEKMLIFDPSRRITADEALCHPYLAPLHEINEEPVCPRPFSLDFEQPSLTEDNIKELIWREAAKFNPDPTH; encoded by the exons ATGTCTCTTGATTCGAGTTCAGCTGATCATGGTGGGCACAGTAACATAAGAGGGGTTCCAACTCATGGGGGTCGTTATGTGCAGTATAATGTGCACGGCTCTCTCTTTGAAGTTTCAAGAAAATATGTTCCTCCTATTAGACCTATTGGTCGTGGAGCTAATGGAatggtttg TGCTGCTGTGAACTCGGAGACACGTGAGGAAGTAGCAATTAAGAAGATTGGGAATGCATTTGATAATGTAATAGATGCCAAAAGGACATTAAGAGAGATAAAGCTTCTCAGTCACATGGATCATGAGAAT GTAATTGCAATTAAAGATGTTATACGGCCTCCTCAAAAGAAGAATTTCAATGATGTGTACATTGTTTATGAACTGATGGACACTGATCTTCATCAGATTATTCATTCCAGCCAGCAGCTGACTGATGAGCACTGTCGA CATTTTCTGTACCAAATATTGCGAGGACTTAAGTACATTCACTCTGCCAATATCTTGCATCGTGATTTAAAACCCAGCAATTTGCTTGTCAATGCAAAATGTGACCTAAAGATTGGAGATTTCGGGCTAGCAAGGACGACAACTGAGACAGATTTCATGATGGAATATTGCGTGACACGCTGGTACCGTGCACCAGAGTTGCTGCTAAATTGTTCAGAATATACATCGGCAATTGATATTTGGTCAGTGGGCTGCATACTCGGTGAAATATTGACAAGACAACCCCTTTTTCCTGGCAGAGATTATGTACACCAATTGAGACTTATAACTGAG CTCATAGGCTCACCAGATGATGCGAGTCTTGGGTTTCTCCGGAGTAACAATGCCCGGAGATACGTTAGACAACTTCCAAGGTACCCAAGGCAACAATTTGCTGCCAGATTCCCGAATTCATCTCCCCGAGCTGTAGATTTGCTTGAAAAGATGCTCATCTTTGATCCAAGCAGGCGTATTACTG CTGATGAAGCTCTCTGTCATCCATACTTGGCACCTCTTCATGAAATCAACGAGGAACCTGTTTGTCCTAGGCCTTTCAGTTTGGATTTTGAGCAGCCATCTCTCACTGAAGATAATATCAAGGAGCTCATCTGGAGGGAAGCTGCAAAATTTAATCCTGATCCAACTCATTGA